The Vicia villosa cultivar HV-30 ecotype Madison, WI linkage group LG1, Vvil1.0, whole genome shotgun sequence genome includes a region encoding these proteins:
- the LOC131618410 gene encoding uncharacterized protein LOC131618410 produces the protein MSRPVERIAEINDGKELWKIVVRIHHRWKVVSNSKEHFEMIFVDKLGDDIHAVVPAPHVSVFTEKCLLGHTYTVSNFKVVPYVLAFRASGHRYMIKFTAGTSVLDEDKHEIPPKSILFTSFSDIITGRFDKHVLIHVVGMVDSIGYAQTESGAKKQQISMMLRDHSNNMLNCTLWESYADQFIKFNKVRVAASLPTVVLLQYAKVKEEGKYPLSVTNTYNVTLLCVDADFPIMKDFIDRMPEESKVTLSDQLGGNSQYSSQSSENQQLTPVQKLFSKAVVLPIAEIIQLTDVTFCATVATTKLLVASPFGWFYRACHMCQSIARGDSPPFECEAGHETMAEVLRYKIEIEVTHGGQSCNFVFWNRECEMLLGLSASQLRNTMIQLFK, from the exons ATGTCAAGGCCTGTTGAGAGAATAGCAGAGATCAATGATGGAAAAGAGCTTTGGAAGATTGTTGTTAGGATTCACCACCGATGGAAAGTTGTCTCCAACAGCAAGGAACATTTTGAAATGATCTTtgttgacaaattg GGAGATGATATTCATGCTGTTGTTCCAGCACCGCATGTGTCGGTTTTCACCGAAAAATGCTTATTAGGCCATACTTATACTGTATCTAATTTTAAGGTGGTGCCTTATGTTCTGGCCTTCAGGGCATCGGGACACAGATATATGATAAAGTTTACTGCTGGAACGTCTGTTCTTGATGAAGACAAACATGAGATACCCCCGAAATCGATTTTATTTACAAGTTTTTCAGACATCATAACAGGGAGGTTTGACAAACATGTTCTGATTC ATGTCGTTGGAATGGTGGATAGTATTGGTTATGCGCAGACTGAGTCAGGTGCAAAGAAGCAGCAAATTAGCATGATGTTGCGTGATCACAG CAACAACATGTTGAACTGTACTCTGTGGGAATCATACGCGGATCAGTTCATCAAGTTTAACAAAGTTAGGGTTGCTGCATCACTACCTACAGTTGTGTTGCTTCAGTATGCCAAAGTGAAGGAAGAAG GAAAGTATCCTCTGTCTGTGACAAACACCTACAATGTGACCCTTTTATGTGTTGATGCTGATTTTCCGATCATGAAAGACTTTATTGATAG AATGCCTGAGGAGAGCAAGGTAACCCTGTCTGACCAACTTGGAGGGAATTCCCAATATTCCTCCCAAAGTTCTGAAAATCAACAGCTCACTCCTGTGCAAAAATTGTTCTCAAAGGCTGTTGTTTTGCCTATTGCTGAGATTATTCAACTTACGGAT GTTACATTTTGCGCTACTGTCGCTACAACAAAATTATTAGTAGCATCTCCATTTGGGTGGTTCTATCGTGCCTGCCATATGTGTCAATCTATAGCGCGCGGGGACAGCCCCCCCTTTGAGTGTGAAGCTGGTCATGAAACCATGGCTGAAGTCCTTAG GTATAAGATTGAAATTGAGGTTACTCACGGGGGCCAAAGCTGCAATTTTGTCTTCTGGAACAGAgaatgtgaaatgttgttgggttTATCTGCATCGCAACTTCGTAACACTATGATTCAG TTGTTTAAATAG
- the LOC131604685 gene encoding uncharacterized protein LOC131604685 — MAMKVKWHPRWKNCSVVMIIKNDPIIQQLKEKWGTDEEPIPIQTVVPDTLEIKESVDEAKTDANEDCELVTDLEITSEHKPDAVTPGGKRHLPAASSESIDGELSSNKLKKIIKMEKID; from the exons ATGGCTATGAAGGTTAAGTGGCATCCACGCTGGAAGAACTGTTCCGTCGTTATGATTATAAAAAATGATCCTATTATCCAGCAACTTAAGGAAAAATGGGGAACAGATGAG GAACCTATTCCAATCCAAACTGTCGTACCTGATACTCTGGAG ATTAAAGAGAGTGTTGATGAAGCTAAAACAGATGCCAATGAAGACTGTGAATTGGTTACA GACCTGGAAATTACATCTGAACACAAGCCGGATGCTGTCACACCTGGTGGTAAGAGACATCTTCCTGCTGCATCAAGTGAATCTATTGATGGGGAACTGTCATCAAACAAGCTGAAGAAGATAATTAAAATGGAGAAGATTGATTag
- the LOC131618518 gene encoding uncharacterized protein LOC131618518, with amino-acid sequence METDVVKNTAPQTSIARQRRKLILKAKRDYRNRVRSSNLTSHLNHNFTSSVTYETTIETAMARKRRKIILDNRKRLRNLFNTEVSRVQNTNNIVSQSQKMDHASTSNYNMSSQSMDHPSTSNHNVSVESHYEDNDDSNSNNNLNSSNSFGSDEDSDPAQLQEAHLQEYYDIGDQSYECAHCQACMWYQEKVNRHKITATPRFYRCCRGGKIVLPFLEQPPQVLQDLLFNNTYSDSKNYQANIRTYNAMFSFTSPGMKFDTTYSKRGGPPTLRLQGQTCHRIGTLLPETGQPPQYAQLYIYDTDNEVEHRIKCFKDNKGIERPVVKKLKMMLDQHNVHAKAFRMARDVLRTNSFTDLKLRLISDRSEDGRVYNKPTVSEVAALIVGDINSADKRDILIQRRNGGLQRIDEFHPAYLAYQYPLIFPYGEDGYRKNIMHRYRHETEVTKRNRQSIKDWFSYRLQQRRKEAKTLLYSRRLFQQFLVDGYAMMESERLNWLRDNQSKLRVGKYNNLAAQTDCDTRNEHQKRGKRVVLPSTFVGSKRYMDQLYFDGMAISSQLGFPDLFVTFTCNPNWPEIKRALSGTGLQPHDRPDIISKVFKIKFDTLMDDITKHHVVGKVIALPKYYIEQTFNLIDMYTIEFQKRGLPHAHILIFLHPKSKYPTPSDIDKIISAEIPDPTVHPNLYKLVRAHMMHGPCGLARVTSQCMKNGRCSKYYPKKFIEDTIVDAEGYPLYRRRSKTFTIEKNGYDRITAAVSTNSNQPVDEIQQYLDCRYVSPSEACWRIYSYNIHGRKPAVERMFYHLVGEKPIYYTDYARMENVLETASVTESMFTAWLVANAKYEEAQTLTYGQFVSKFVYHKKKREWKPRKKGFTIGRLIWVPPTTGELFYLRMMLTVAKGPTTYEEIRTVDNIQYDTFRDACFAMGFLEDDKEYIAAIKEASHWGTGHFLRKLFVIMLLSGAVNRPAHVWEQTWLLLSDGVLHTQRALAANPELDLTQEELQNLTLIEIEKLLQANRRTLKDFSPIPYPDAYVLEQLGNRLIYDERNYDTASMNSEFENLFAALTGNYCVN; translated from the exons ATGGAAACAGATGTTGTTAAAAACACTGCTCCTCAAACATCCATTGCAAGACAGAGGAGAAAGCTTATTCTTAAAGCAAAGAGGGATTATCGAAACCGTGTCAGATCAAGCAACCTCACTTcccatttaaatcataattttacaTCTTCTGTAACATAtgaaaccactattgaaacggctATGGCTAGAAAGAGAAGGAAAATAATCTTGGATAACAGAAAAAGATTGAGAAATTTGTTCAATACTGAAGTTAGTAGGGTTCAAAATACGAACAACATTGTTAGTCAAAGTCAGAAAATGGATCATGCATCTACTTCAAATTATAATATGTCAAGTCAGTCCATGGATCATCCATCTACCTCAAATCATAATGTGTCTGTTGAATCTCATTATGAAGACAATGATGACTCCAACTctaacaataatttaaattcttcTAATAGTTTCGGCTCTGACGAAGATTCAGACCCGGCACAATTACAGGAGGCCCATCTTCAAG AATATTACGATATTGGCGACCAAAGTTATGAATGCGCACACTGCCAagcatgtatgtggtaccaagaAAAAGTGAATAGACACAAAATTACAGCAACTCCTCGCTTTTATCGTTGTTGCCGTGGAGGAAAAATTGTTCTTCCGTTCCTTGAGCAACCTCCACAAGTGTTGCAAGATCTTCTATTTAATAACACATATTCAGATAGTAAAAACTACCAGGCTAACATACGAACATACAACGCAATGTTCTCATTCACTTCCCCTGGAATGAAGTTCGACACAACATATTCTAAAAGAGGTGGACCCCCTACTTTGAGACTGCAGGGTCAGACCTGTCATCGAATTGGTACACTGCTGCCAGAAACAGGGCAACCTCCGCAATATGCTCAATTATACATCTATGACACGGACAATGAAGTTGAACACAGAATAAAATGTTTCAA GGACAACAAAGGCATCGAGCGACCGGTTGTCAAAAAGCTCAAGATGATGTTAGATCAGCACAATGTTCATGCCAAAGCTTTTAGAATGGCAAGGGATGTTTTAAGGACAAATTCTTTCACAGATTTAAAACTCAGGCTTATTTCTGATAGATCCGAAGATGGCCGTGTTTACAACAAACCTACTGTCTCAGAAGTGGCTGCACTCATTGTGGGAGACATTAATTCTGCTGATAAAAGGGACATCTTAATTCAGCGCCGCAATGGTGGTTTGCAACGAATAGATGAGTTTCACCCAGCATATTTGGCTTATCAGTATCCTCTTATATTTCCTTATGGGGAAGATGGTTACAGGAAAAATATAATGCACAGATATCGCCATGAAACTGAGGTCACTAAGAGAAACCGTCAAAGCATTAAGGATTGGTTTTCTTACCGGTTACAACAACGTCGCAAAGAGGCAAAAACACTACTTTACTCAAGACGCCTATTTCAACAATTCTTAGTCGACGGCTATGCTATGATGGAATCCGAACGACTGAATTGGTTGAGAGATAATCAGTCGAAATTAAGAGTGGGCAAATATAATAATTTGGCCGCTCAAACTGATTGCGATACAAGAAATGAACACCAAAAGCGAGGAAAACGAGTTGTTCTGCCATCAACATTTGTTGGTAGCAAGAGATATATGGATCAACTATATTTTGACGGTATGGCCATTTCAAGTCAATTGGGATTCCCTGATTTATTTGTTACTTTTACCTGCAACCCAAATTGGCCTGAAATTAAAAGAGCATTGTCAGGCACAGGTCTACAACCCCATGATAGGCCAGATATCATttcaaaagttttcaaaataaagTTTGATACCCTCATGGATGATATTACAAAACACCATGTCGTGGGAAAAGTGATTGCAT TACCAAAATATTACATCGAACAAACTTTCAATTTAATAGATATGTACACCATCGAATTCCAAAAGCGCGGATTGCCACATGCTCACATCTTGATATTCCTACACCCTAAGAGCAAATACCCAACACCATCTGACATAGACAAGATCATTTCTGCTGAAATTCCCGACCCGACTGTTCATCCCAATTTATACAAATTGGTTAGGGCACATATGATGCATGGACCCTGTGGGCTTGCTCGCGTGACCTCACAATGTATGAAGAATGGACGATGCTCTAAATACTACCCCAAAAAGTTTATTGAAGACACTATTGTTGATGCAGAGGGTTATCCGCTGTATAGGAGAAGATCAAAAACCTTCACTATTGAAAAAAATG gctatgacagaataacagcagcagTTTCAACAAATAGCAatcaacctgttgatgagatccaACAATATCTCGACTGCAGGTATGTCTCACCCAGTGAAGCATGCTGGCGCATTTACTCTTACAATATTCATGGCAGAAAACCAGCTGTGGAACGTATGTTCTATCATTTGGTTGGGGAGAAACCTATATACTATACAGATTATGCACGCATGGAAAATGTGTTGGAAACTGCAAGTGTGACTGAATCAATGTTTACTGCATGGCTGGTAGCAAATGCTAAATATGAAGAGGCACAAACATTAACTTATGGTCAGTTTGTCTCAAAGTTTGTTTACcacaaaaaaaagagagaatggaAACCGCGGAAAAAAGGCTTCACCATTGGACGTCTCATATGGGTTCCGCCAACAACTGGTGAACTGTTTTACCTGCGCATGATGTTGACGGTGGCAAAAGGACCAACAACATATGAGGAAATCAGGACCGTGGATAACATTCAGTATGATACATTCAGAGATGCATGCTTTGCAATGGGATTTCTTGAAGACGACAAAGAATACATAGCTGCTATAAAGGAGGCAAGTCATTGGGGGACTGGTCATTTTCTTCGAAAACTGTTTGTTATCATGCTTTTGTCTGGTGCTGTTAATCGCCCTGCACATGTTTGGGAACAAACTTGGctcctattatctgatggtgtctTACATACACAAAGAGCATTGGCTGCTAATCCAG AATTGGACCTCACACAAGAAGAGTTACAAAATTTGACTTTAATAGAAATTGAGAAACTGCTTCAGGCAAATAGAAGGACACTAAAGGATTTTAGTCCTATTCCATATCCGGATGCTTATGTTCTTGAACAGTTGGGAAACAGGCTCATATATGATGAGCGTAATTATGATACAGCATCAATGAACTCAGAATTTGAAAATCTGTTTGCTGCTCTTACAGGTAACTATTGCgtcaattaa